One window of Paludibacter propionicigenes WB4 genomic DNA carries:
- a CDS encoding TolC family protein — MKQLILYSMVLICLPLSVFGQRINLDDCQTKARANYPLVKQYSLIEQTAQYNISNANKGYLPQLTLSAKGTYQSQVTKLPITIPNMTIPELSKDQYQAVVEANQVIWDGGNISAQKKITNANTEVEKKKLEVDLYTLNDRVNQLYFGILLLNEQLRQNDILQNELQTNYNRIASYKQNGIANQSDLDALKVEQINAQQRKTELESTRKSYFIMLSALTGTSIDEKSELSKPEMNLTSLTETTNHRPELGLFAAQNKLFESQKELLNAGNRPKVSAFIQGGYGRPGMNMLTNAFSEFYIGGIRLSWNLSGFYTQKNNVNKLETSKKSNDIQKETFLFNADLKTKQQQTEIEKLQSTLSSDDEIIRLRENIKKSASVKVDNGTLTVTDLIREINAEDQAKQLKSLHEIQLIMSVYQLKNNINN; from the coding sequence ATGAAACAATTGATTTTATACAGCATGGTGCTAATCTGTTTACCTCTGTCGGTTTTCGGGCAACGAATAAATCTGGACGACTGCCAAACCAAAGCCAGAGCAAACTACCCACTGGTAAAACAGTATAGTCTGATAGAGCAAACTGCACAATACAACATCAGCAATGCCAACAAAGGATACCTGCCGCAACTGACACTTTCGGCCAAAGGCACATACCAGTCGCAAGTTACAAAACTGCCTATTACGATCCCGAATATGACGATTCCCGAACTGAGTAAAGACCAGTATCAGGCCGTCGTAGAAGCCAATCAGGTGATATGGGATGGTGGAAATATTTCAGCACAAAAGAAAATAACCAATGCCAATACCGAGGTTGAGAAGAAGAAGCTCGAAGTAGATTTATACACGCTGAATGACCGGGTAAATCAGCTGTACTTTGGCATTTTATTGTTGAATGAACAGCTCCGACAGAATGACATTTTGCAAAACGAGCTACAAACAAACTACAACCGCATAGCCAGCTACAAACAAAATGGAATAGCCAACCAGTCGGATTTGGACGCGCTAAAGGTAGAGCAAATCAATGCCCAACAACGGAAAACGGAACTAGAAAGTACCCGAAAATCATATTTCATCATGTTATCGGCACTGACGGGCACAAGCATTGATGAAAAATCTGAATTATCAAAGCCCGAAATGAATCTTACCTCTCTGACAGAAACCACCAATCATCGACCGGAACTCGGATTGTTCGCTGCTCAGAATAAGCTGTTCGAGAGTCAGAAAGAGCTACTAAATGCAGGAAACCGTCCGAAAGTAAGCGCATTTATTCAGGGAGGTTACGGCAGACCCGGAATGAACATGCTCACCAACGCATTTTCGGAGTTTTACATCGGCGGCATTCGTTTGTCGTGGAATCTGAGTGGTTTTTATACCCAGAAAAACAACGTCAACAAACTAGAAACCAGCAAAAAATCGAATGACATACAAAAAGAGACTTTCCTATTTAATGCAGATTTGAAAACCAAGCAGCAACAAACCGAAATAGAAAAGTTACAATCTACTCTTAGTAGCGACGATGAAATTATCCGGCTTCGTGAGAATATAAAGAAATCCGCTTCTGTAAAAGTAGACAATGGGACACTTACAGTTACCGATCTGATTCGCGAAATAAATGCTGAAGACCAGGCAAAACAACTAAAATCGCTACACGAAATTCAGCTGATAATGAGTGTGTATCAACTTAAAAATAATATCAACAATTAA
- a CDS encoding HlyD family secretion protein, with the protein MKTNSISTFTKSKILLGLSIISSLLISCGKSKGDADAFGTFEATEVIVSAEASGKILSFNIEEGQALIANQVIGTIDSTQLYLRKQQIISSKKALLSRRPDIKKQIAAIEQQIATAKTEHKRFENLVKANAANQKQLDDINAQIALLEKQLDAQKTTLVTGNQGINDDSEGISLQVSQLDDQLKKCNITSPIDGTVLVKYAEMGEVAAPGKALFKIADTNNMILRAYVTADQLTKLKIGQQVKVMTDFGKDDTKEYTGTLAWISSKSEFTPKTIQTRDERANLVYAVKINVKNNGLLKIGMYGEVSF; encoded by the coding sequence ATGAAAACAAATTCTATTTCAACATTTACGAAAAGTAAAATCTTATTAGGATTATCCATAATTTCATCGTTGCTGATTTCGTGTGGAAAATCAAAAGGCGATGCCGATGCATTTGGAACTTTCGAAGCCACCGAAGTAATAGTTTCGGCCGAAGCGTCAGGTAAAATTTTGTCGTTCAACATAGAAGAAGGTCAAGCGCTGATAGCCAACCAAGTCATAGGAACCATCGACAGCACACAACTTTATCTGCGCAAGCAACAGATTATCAGCAGTAAAAAAGCATTATTGAGTCGTCGCCCGGATATCAAAAAGCAAATTGCCGCTATCGAACAGCAGATTGCCACAGCCAAAACCGAACATAAAAGATTTGAAAATCTGGTAAAGGCAAACGCTGCCAACCAAAAGCAACTGGACGATATTAACGCACAAATAGCCTTGCTCGAAAAGCAACTGGACGCACAAAAAACTACTTTAGTTACCGGAAATCAAGGTATCAACGACGATAGCGAAGGCATTTCGTTGCAAGTATCTCAACTGGATGACCAACTGAAAAAATGCAACATTACAAGTCCTATAGATGGAACCGTATTGGTAAAATATGCCGAAATGGGTGAAGTAGCGGCACCCGGCAAAGCACTTTTCAAAATAGCGGATACCAACAATATGATACTCCGTGCCTATGTTACAGCCGACCAGTTGACTAAATTGAAAATCGGTCAACAAGTGAAGGTCATGACTGATTTTGGAAAAGACGACACCAAAGAATACACCGGCACATTGGCCTGGATTTCAAGCAAATCGGAATTCACACCCAAAACCATTCAAACCCGCGACGAACGCGCCAACCTGGTTTATGCCGTAAAAATAAACGTCAAGAATAATGGTTTGTTGAAAATCGGGATGTACGGAGAAGTATCGTTTTAG
- a CDS encoding ABC transporter ATP-binding protein has translation MEKIIQHNSNKVIIAENLTKKFGNFKAVDNISFEVERGEIFGFLGANGAGKTTAMRMLSGLSIPTGGKGLVAGYDIGTQTELVKKNIGYMSQKFSLYDDLKVWENIELFGGIYGMKDNEIKEKTDKLMQVLDFESERDKLVGSLPLGFKQKLAFSVSIFHNPQVVFLDEPTGGVDPITRRQFWELIYDATSRGITVFVTTHYMDEAEYCNRVSIMVDGKIEALDSPKNLKKQFNATSMDEVFQQLARKAKRVDS, from the coding sequence ATGGAAAAAATAATTCAACATAATTCCAACAAAGTAATTATAGCCGAAAATCTCACCAAGAAATTTGGTAATTTCAAAGCAGTGGATAATATCTCGTTTGAAGTGGAGCGAGGTGAAATCTTTGGATTTTTGGGAGCCAATGGTGCCGGAAAAACCACTGCTATGCGTATGCTTAGCGGACTTAGTATCCCCACCGGCGGAAAAGGTTTGGTGGCAGGTTACGACATTGGTACACAAACCGAGCTGGTAAAGAAAAATATCGGTTACATGAGCCAGAAATTTTCTCTGTACGATGACCTCAAAGTGTGGGAAAATATCGAACTTTTCGGTGGAATATATGGAATGAAAGACAACGAGATCAAAGAAAAAACTGATAAATTAATGCAGGTTCTGGATTTCGAAAGTGAGCGAGACAAACTGGTAGGCTCTTTACCGCTAGGATTCAAACAGAAGCTAGCTTTTTCGGTTTCCATCTTTCATAATCCGCAGGTAGTGTTTTTGGATGAACCAACCGGAGGTGTGGACCCGATTACGCGCCGTCAGTTTTGGGAGTTGATTTACGATGCCACTTCGCGCGGAATAACCGTTTTCGTCACGACACATTATATGGACGAAGCCGAATATTGCAACCGGGTTTCTATCATGGTGGATGGGAAAATAGAAGCACTGGATTCGCCCAAAAATCTAAAAAAACAGTTTAATGCCACCAGCATGGATGAAGTTTTCCAACAATTGGCACGGAAAGCGAAAAGAGTTGACAGTTGA
- a CDS encoding ABC transporter ATP-binding protein: MDKQNIQSEPAISCKSVSKKYDTIEALKGIDFTVERGEIFGIIGPDGAGKTTLFRILTTLILADSGTASVDGFDVVKDYKEIRKRVGYMPGKFSLYQDMTVEENLNFFATVFNTTIEENYELVKDIYQQIEPFKNRRAGKLSGGMKQKLALSCALIHKPSVLFLDEPTTGVDPVSRKEFWGMLKNLKAQGITILVSTPYMDEASLCDRIALIQNGQFLKIDTPRNIVNQYENKLWAVQSDNMHKLLNDLRTNDLTSNCFAFGDKHHVSVSSEQLSINSLKETLDKLGHTNIEIKEIEPTIEDCFMQLSQK, encoded by the coding sequence ATGGACAAGCAAAATATTCAGTCTGAACCGGCTATCAGTTGTAAATCTGTCAGCAAAAAATACGATACTATCGAAGCTCTCAAAGGGATAGATTTCACAGTGGAAAGAGGTGAGATTTTTGGTATTATCGGGCCTGATGGAGCCGGGAAAACCACACTTTTCCGAATACTCACAACCCTGATTTTAGCCGATAGCGGAACTGCCTCTGTTGATGGATTTGACGTAGTAAAGGATTACAAAGAAATTCGGAAACGGGTGGGTTATATGCCCGGCAAATTCTCACTCTATCAGGATATGACTGTGGAAGAAAACCTGAACTTTTTTGCAACAGTTTTCAATACCACAATAGAAGAAAACTACGAGCTGGTTAAGGATATTTACCAACAGATTGAACCCTTCAAAAACCGTAGAGCAGGAAAACTTTCCGGTGGAATGAAGCAAAAACTGGCGTTAAGCTGTGCGTTGATTCACAAGCCAAGTGTACTTTTTCTGGATGAACCTACAACGGGAGTTGATCCCGTTTCGCGAAAAGAGTTTTGGGGAATGCTCAAGAACCTGAAAGCGCAAGGCATAACCATTCTGGTTTCCACCCCTTACATGGACGAAGCCAGTCTGTGCGACCGGATAGCACTGATCCAAAACGGGCAATTCCTAAAAATCGACACACCCCGGAATATCGTCAATCAATATGAAAACAAGCTGTGGGCGGTTCAAAGCGACAACATGCACAAGTTATTGAACGATTTAAGAACCAATGACCTTACGAGTAATTGTTTCGCTTTTGGAGACAAACACCATGTTTCAGTGAGCAGCGAACAGTTATCAATAAACAGTTTGAAAGAAACATTGGATAAGCTAGGCCATACAAATATTGAAATCAAAGAAATAGAGCCGACCATTGAAGACTGTTTTATGCAACTATCCCAGAAATAA